Proteins encoded together in one Quercus lobata isolate SW786 chromosome 3, ValleyOak3.0 Primary Assembly, whole genome shotgun sequence window:
- the LOC115978966 gene encoding GDSL esterase/lipase At1g54790 isoform X4, with amino-acid sequence MATKNTILPILTLFSIFLPLAISIDFNYPAVFNFGDSNSDTGELTVGLGFFLDPPNGQHYFKTSTGRFCDGRLIIDFLMDEMDLPFLNAYLDSIGLPNFRKGCNFAAAGSTIRPATPTSVSPFSFGVQVAQFLRFKARVLELLPEGKKLSKYLPEKDYFEKGLYMFDIGQNDLAGAFYSKSLDQILASIPAILVEFETGIQKLYDQGARNFWIHNTGPLGCLPQNVAKFGTDPSQLDELGCVSQHNQASKLFNLQLHALCRKLQGQFSDANVTYVDIFTIKYNLITNYSRYGFEQPIMACCGYGGPPLNYDSRVSCGQTKILNGTSITAKGCPDSTEYVSWDGIHYTEAANQYVSSQILTGKYSDPPFSDKMPFLLNLKF; translated from the exons ATGGCTACGAAAAACACAATTCTACCAATCCTCACCTTATTTTCAATCTTTCTACCTCTTGCAATTTCTATTGACTTCAATTATCCTGCGGTTTTCAACTTTGGGGACTCAAATTCCGACACAGGTGAGCTTACCGTGGGGCTTGGCTTCTTCCTTGACCCACCAAATGGACAACACTACTTCAAGACTTCAACTGGGAGATTTTGTGACGGTCGTCTCATCATAGACTTCCTCA TGGATGAAATGGACCTGCCATTCCTAAATGCCTATTTGGATTCAATTGGCTTGCCAAATTTCCGAAAAGGGTGTAACTTTGCAGCTGCAGGGTCAACTATACGTCCAGCAACACCAACATCTGTCAGTCCATTCTCGTTTGGTGTTCAGGTGGCTCAGTTTCTCCGATTCAAAGCCCGGGTTCTTGAATTGCTACCTGAAG GTAAGAAACTTAGCAAGTACCTCCCAGAAAAAGATTATTTTGAGAAGGGGCTTTACATGTTTGATATAGGCCAGAATGATCTTGCTGGTGCATTTTATTCCAAATCATTGGATCAAATACTTGCTTCAATTCCAGCAATTTTGGTTGAGTTTGAGACAGGAATACAG AAACTGTATGATCAAGGTGCTAGAAATTTTTGGATACACAACACGGGTCCCCTTGGATGCTTGCCTCAAAATGTAGCCAAATTTGGAACTGACCCATCACAGCTTGATGAGTTAGGATGTGTCAGTCAACATAATCAAGCTTCTAAACTCTTCAATCTGCAGCTTCATGCTCTTTGTAGAAAATTACAGGGCCAATTCTCGGATGCAAATGTCACATACGTGGATATCTTTACTATTAAATACAACCTCATCACAAACTACTCCCGATATG GATTTGAACAACCTATTATGGCCTGCTGTGGGTATGGAGGTCCACCATTGAACTATGACAGTCGCGTTTCCTGTGGGCAAACAAAGATCTTGAACGGGACCTCAATCACAGCCAAAGGGTGCCCCGACAGTACTGAGTATGTCAGTTGGGATGGAATTCATTACACTGAGGCTGCAAATCAGTATGTCTCATCACAAATACTCACTGGAAAATACTCCGATCCACCCTTCTCAGACAAAATGCCTTTCCTTCTGAATCTCAAGTTCTAA
- the LOC115982485 gene encoding uncharacterized protein LOC115982485, with protein MAILLSLSPHPPNLPHKPITLPTPKPTIPTTNTSSKRLFLLKTASLCIISLTQSYPIAHSSAEPSQPPKPALSGIANTKSWFQFYGSGFAIRVPPQFEDITEPEDYNAGLSLYGDKAKPKTFAARFSSPDGSEVLSVVIRPSNQLKITFLEAKDVTDLGSLKEAAKIFVPGGSTLYSARTIKIKEEEGFRTYYFYEFGRDEQHVALMAAVNSGKAIIAGATAPRSKWEDDGVMLRSAAISLTVL; from the exons ATGGCCATTCTCCTCTCCCTATCTCCACACCCACCAAACCTTCCCCATAAACCCATCACTCTCCCCACTCCCAAACCCACCATTCCCACCACAAACACCTCTTCTAAGAGACTCTTTCTCCTCAAAACAGCTTCACTTTGCATCATATCCTTAACCCAATCATACCCAATTGCCCATTCTTCAGCTGAACCTTCACAGCCTCCGAAGCCGGCTCTTTCAGGTATTGCAAACACCAAGTCTTGGTTCCAGTTCTATGGTAGTGGTTTTGCCATTCGGGTCCCTCCACAATTTGAGGACATCACGGAGCCTGAG GATTACAATGCTGGATTGTCTCTATACGGAGATAAAGCAAAGCCAAAGACATTTGCAGCAAGATTTTCATCTCCAGATGG ATCTGAAGTTTTGAGTGTTGTCATTCGCCCATCCAATCAACTGAAGATCACCTTCTTAGAG GCCAAGGATGTTACTGATTTAGGTTCTTTGAAGGAGGCAGCAAAAATTTTTGTTCCAG GTGGTTCAACTTTGTACTCTGCAAGaactataaaaataaaggaagaggAAGGTTTCAG GACTTATTACTTCTATGAATTTGGTAGAGATGAACAGCATGTAGCATTAATGGCTGCTGTTAACAGTGGAAAG GCAATTATTGCTGGAGCAACTGCCCCACGTTCTAAATGGGAGGATGATGGTGTGATGCTTCGTTCTGCTGCTATATCACTAACAGTTCTGTAG
- the LOC115978966 gene encoding GDSL esterase/lipase At1g54790 isoform X2, with protein sequence MATKNTILPILTLFSIFLPLAISIDFNYPAVFNFGDSNSDTGELTVGLGFFLDPPNGQHYFKTSTGRFCDGRLIIDFLMDEMDLPFLNAYLDSIGLPNFRKGCNFAAAGSTIRPATPTSVSPFSFGVQVAQFLRFKARVLELLPEVCAGKKLSKYLPEKDYFEKGLYMFDIGQNDLAGAFYSKSLDQILASIPAILVEFETGIQKLYDQGARNFWIHNTGPLGCLPQNVAKFGTDPSQLDELGCVSQHNQASKLFNLQLHALCRKLQGQFSDANVTYVDIFTIKYNLITNYSRYGFEQPIMACCGYGGPPLNYDSRVSCGQTKILNGTSITAKGCPDSTEYVSWDGIHYTEAANQYVSSQILTGKYSDPPFSDKMPFLLNLKF encoded by the exons ATGGCTACGAAAAACACAATTCTACCAATCCTCACCTTATTTTCAATCTTTCTACCTCTTGCAATTTCTATTGACTTCAATTATCCTGCGGTTTTCAACTTTGGGGACTCAAATTCCGACACAGGTGAGCTTACCGTGGGGCTTGGCTTCTTCCTTGACCCACCAAATGGACAACACTACTTCAAGACTTCAACTGGGAGATTTTGTGACGGTCGTCTCATCATAGACTTCCTCA TGGATGAAATGGACCTGCCATTCCTAAATGCCTATTTGGATTCAATTGGCTTGCCAAATTTCCGAAAAGGGTGTAACTTTGCAGCTGCAGGGTCAACTATACGTCCAGCAACACCAACATCTGTCAGTCCATTCTCGTTTGGTGTTCAGGTGGCTCAGTTTCTCCGATTCAAAGCCCGGGTTCTTGAATTGCTACCTGAAG TCTGTGCAGGTAAGAAACTTAGCAAGTACCTCCCAGAAAAAGATTATTTTGAGAAGGGGCTTTACATGTTTGATATAGGCCAGAATGATCTTGCTGGTGCATTTTATTCCAAATCATTGGATCAAATACTTGCTTCAATTCCAGCAATTTTGGTTGAGTTTGAGACAGGAATACAG AAACTGTATGATCAAGGTGCTAGAAATTTTTGGATACACAACACGGGTCCCCTTGGATGCTTGCCTCAAAATGTAGCCAAATTTGGAACTGACCCATCACAGCTTGATGAGTTAGGATGTGTCAGTCAACATAATCAAGCTTCTAAACTCTTCAATCTGCAGCTTCATGCTCTTTGTAGAAAATTACAGGGCCAATTCTCGGATGCAAATGTCACATACGTGGATATCTTTACTATTAAATACAACCTCATCACAAACTACTCCCGATATG GATTTGAACAACCTATTATGGCCTGCTGTGGGTATGGAGGTCCACCATTGAACTATGACAGTCGCGTTTCCTGTGGGCAAACAAAGATCTTGAACGGGACCTCAATCACAGCCAAAGGGTGCCCCGACAGTACTGAGTATGTCAGTTGGGATGGAATTCATTACACTGAGGCTGCAAATCAGTATGTCTCATCACAAATACTCACTGGAAAATACTCCGATCCACCCTTCTCAGACAAAATGCCTTTCCTTCTGAATCTCAAGTTCTAA
- the LOC115982821 gene encoding GDSL esterase/lipase At1g54790-like has protein sequence MASKTCILHILTLVSIFLPLAISFDSNFPAIFNFGDSNSDTGELVATGIETLLPPNGQSYFKKPSGRYCDGRLIIDFLVRSMDLPFLNAYLDSIGTPNFRKGCNFAAAASAIRPITGSASPFSLGIQVAQFQRLKARVLELELLPKGKKLGKHLPKKDYFEKGLYTFDIGQNDIASAFFSKSLDEIIASIPEILAEFETGIQKLYEQGARNFWIHNTGPLGCLPQNVAIFGTDKSKLDEFGCVSQHNQGAKAFNKQLLALSKKLEGKYSDANFAYVDIFTIKYNLIANYSQYGFEHPIRACCGYGGPPLNYDSRISCGQTKILNGTSVTVKGCSDSSKYISWDGIHYTQAANDHVSSEILTGKYSDPPFFQNLMF, from the exons ATGGCTAGCAAGACCTGCATTCTCCATATTCTCACCCTAGTCTCCATTTTCTTACCTCTTGCCATATCTTTTGACTCCAACTTCCCTgctattttcaattttggtgaCTCAAATTCTGACACTGGAGAGCTTGTCGCCACCGGGATTGAGACCCTTCTCCCTCCTAATGGACAGAGTTACTTCAAAAAGCCATCTGGGAGATACTGTGATGGTCGTCTCATCATTGATTTTCTCG TAAGATCAATGGACCTGCCATTTCTAAATGCCTATTTGGATTCCATTGGCACACCAAATTTCCGAAAAGGGTGCAATTTTGCAGCTGCAGCATCAGCTATACGTCCAATAACAGGATCTGCCAGCCCATTCTCATTAGGCATTCAGGTGGCTCAGTTTCAAAGACTTAAAGCTCGGGTTCTTGAATTGGAATTGCTACCAAAAG GTAAGAAACTTGGCAAGCACCTCccaaaaaaagattattttgagAAGGGGCTTTACACGTTTGATATAGGCCAGAATGATATTGCCAGTgcatttttttccaaatcattGGACGAAATAATTGCTTCAATTCCAGAAATTTTGGCTGAGTTTGAGACAGGAATACAG AAATTATACGAGCAAGGTGCTAGAAATTTTTGGATACACAACACGGGTCCTCTCGGATGCTTGCCTCAAAATGTTGCCATATTTGGAACTGACAAATCAAAGCTTGATGAGTTTGGATGTGTCAGTCAACATAATCAAGGTGCTAAAGCCTTCAATAAGCAGCTTCTTgctctttctaaaaaattagagGGCAAATATTCAGATGCAAATTTCGCATATGTGGACATCTTCACTATTAAATACAACCTCATCGCAAATTACTCCCAATATG GATTTGAACACCCTATTAGGGCCTGCTGTGGGTATGGAGGTCCACCATTGAACTATGACAGTCGCATTTCCTGTGGGCAAACTAAGATCTTGAACGGGACCTCAGTCACGGTCAAAGGGTGCTCTGATAGCTCTAAGTATATCAGTTGGGATGGAATTCATTACACTCAGGCTGCAAATGATCATGTCTCATCAGAAATACTAACTGGAAAATACTCTGATCCGCCTTTCTTTCAGAATCTCATGTTCTAA
- the LOC115978966 gene encoding GDSL esterase/lipase At1g54790 isoform X3 → MASKICILHILTIISIFLPHAKSIHFNFPAVFNFGDSNSDTGELIASGIESLVPPNGQSYFQKPSGRYCDGRLIIDFLLDEMDLPFLNAYLDSIGLPNFRKGCNFAAAGSTIRPATPTSVSPFSFGVQVAQFLRFKARVLELLPEGKKLSKYLPEKDYFEKGLYMFDIGQNDLAGAFYSKSLDQILASIPAILVEFETGIQKLYDQGARNFWIHNTGPLGCLPQNVAKFGTDPSQLDELGCVSQHNQASKLFNLQLHALCRKLQGQFSDANVTYVDIFTIKYNLITNYSRYGFEQPIMACCGYGGPPLNYDSRVSCGQTKILNGTSITAKGCPDSTEYVSWDGIHYTEAANQYVSSQILTGKYSDPPFSDKMPFLLNLKF, encoded by the exons ATGGCTAGCAAGATCTGCATTCTCCATATCCTCACCATAATCTCCATTTTCTTACCTCATGCCAAATCCATTCACTTCAACTTCCCTGCGGTTTTCAATTTTGGTGACTCAAACTCTGACACTGGCGAGCTTATTGCCTCCGGGATTGAGAGCCTTGTCCCTCCTAATGGACAGAGTTACTTCCAAAAGCCATCTGGGAGATACTGTGATGGCCGTCTCATCATTGATTTTCTCT TGGATGAAATGGACCTGCCATTCCTAAATGCCTATTTGGATTCAATTGGCTTGCCAAATTTCCGAAAAGGGTGTAACTTTGCAGCTGCAGGGTCAACTATACGTCCAGCAACACCAACATCTGTCAGTCCATTCTCGTTTGGTGTTCAGGTGGCTCAGTTTCTCCGATTCAAAGCCCGGGTTCTTGAATTGCTACCTGAAG GTAAGAAACTTAGCAAGTACCTCCCAGAAAAAGATTATTTTGAGAAGGGGCTTTACATGTTTGATATAGGCCAGAATGATCTTGCTGGTGCATTTTATTCCAAATCATTGGATCAAATACTTGCTTCAATTCCAGCAATTTTGGTTGAGTTTGAGACAGGAATACAG AAACTGTATGATCAAGGTGCTAGAAATTTTTGGATACACAACACGGGTCCCCTTGGATGCTTGCCTCAAAATGTAGCCAAATTTGGAACTGACCCATCACAGCTTGATGAGTTAGGATGTGTCAGTCAACATAATCAAGCTTCTAAACTCTTCAATCTGCAGCTTCATGCTCTTTGTAGAAAATTACAGGGCCAATTCTCGGATGCAAATGTCACATACGTGGATATCTTTACTATTAAATACAACCTCATCACAAACTACTCCCGATATG GATTTGAACAACCTATTATGGCCTGCTGTGGGTATGGAGGTCCACCATTGAACTATGACAGTCGCGTTTCCTGTGGGCAAACAAAGATCTTGAACGGGACCTCAATCACAGCCAAAGGGTGCCCCGACAGTACTGAGTATGTCAGTTGGGATGGAATTCATTACACTGAGGCTGCAAATCAGTATGTCTCATCACAAATACTCACTGGAAAATACTCCGATCCACCCTTCTCAGACAAAATGCCTTTCCTTCTGAATCTCAAGTTCTAA
- the LOC115978966 gene encoding GDSL esterase/lipase At1g54790 isoform X1, with protein MASKICILHILTIISIFLPHAKSIHFNFPAVFNFGDSNSDTGELIASGIESLVPPNGQSYFQKPSGRYCDGRLIIDFLLDEMDLPFLNAYLDSIGLPNFRKGCNFAAAGSTIRPATPTSVSPFSFGVQVAQFLRFKARVLELLPEVCAGKKLSKYLPEKDYFEKGLYMFDIGQNDLAGAFYSKSLDQILASIPAILVEFETGIQKLYDQGARNFWIHNTGPLGCLPQNVAKFGTDPSQLDELGCVSQHNQASKLFNLQLHALCRKLQGQFSDANVTYVDIFTIKYNLITNYSRYGFEQPIMACCGYGGPPLNYDSRVSCGQTKILNGTSITAKGCPDSTEYVSWDGIHYTEAANQYVSSQILTGKYSDPPFSDKMPFLLNLKF; from the exons ATGGCTAGCAAGATCTGCATTCTCCATATCCTCACCATAATCTCCATTTTCTTACCTCATGCCAAATCCATTCACTTCAACTTCCCTGCGGTTTTCAATTTTGGTGACTCAAACTCTGACACTGGCGAGCTTATTGCCTCCGGGATTGAGAGCCTTGTCCCTCCTAATGGACAGAGTTACTTCCAAAAGCCATCTGGGAGATACTGTGATGGCCGTCTCATCATTGATTTTCTCT TGGATGAAATGGACCTGCCATTCCTAAATGCCTATTTGGATTCAATTGGCTTGCCAAATTTCCGAAAAGGGTGTAACTTTGCAGCTGCAGGGTCAACTATACGTCCAGCAACACCAACATCTGTCAGTCCATTCTCGTTTGGTGTTCAGGTGGCTCAGTTTCTCCGATTCAAAGCCCGGGTTCTTGAATTGCTACCTGAAG TCTGTGCAGGTAAGAAACTTAGCAAGTACCTCCCAGAAAAAGATTATTTTGAGAAGGGGCTTTACATGTTTGATATAGGCCAGAATGATCTTGCTGGTGCATTTTATTCCAAATCATTGGATCAAATACTTGCTTCAATTCCAGCAATTTTGGTTGAGTTTGAGACAGGAATACAG AAACTGTATGATCAAGGTGCTAGAAATTTTTGGATACACAACACGGGTCCCCTTGGATGCTTGCCTCAAAATGTAGCCAAATTTGGAACTGACCCATCACAGCTTGATGAGTTAGGATGTGTCAGTCAACATAATCAAGCTTCTAAACTCTTCAATCTGCAGCTTCATGCTCTTTGTAGAAAATTACAGGGCCAATTCTCGGATGCAAATGTCACATACGTGGATATCTTTACTATTAAATACAACCTCATCACAAACTACTCCCGATATG GATTTGAACAACCTATTATGGCCTGCTGTGGGTATGGAGGTCCACCATTGAACTATGACAGTCGCGTTTCCTGTGGGCAAACAAAGATCTTGAACGGGACCTCAATCACAGCCAAAGGGTGCCCCGACAGTACTGAGTATGTCAGTTGGGATGGAATTCATTACACTGAGGCTGCAAATCAGTATGTCTCATCACAAATACTCACTGGAAAATACTCCGATCCACCCTTCTCAGACAAAATGCCTTTCCTTCTGAATCTCAAGTTCTAA
- the LOC115981705 gene encoding UPF0603 protein At1g54780, chloroplastic, whose protein sequence is METILSPHSLSPLFNPKPSSPKTLLSSLQPKSHSLSLTKPITSSLKKHQLQSLKPSLPIPTSWFSYAQQGLAALALTLALNFSPLLPSGNALASEFDVLNEGPPKETYVIDDAGVLSRVTRSDLKRLLSDLESRKNFHINFITVRKLTSKADAFEYADQVLERWYPSVEEGNDKGIVVLVTSQKEGAVTGGPAFVQAVGETILDATVSENLPVLATEEKYNEAVYSSAKRLVAAIDGLPDPGGPTFKDNKRESNFKTKEETEEKRGQFSLVVGGLLVIAFVVPMAQYYAYVSRK, encoded by the exons ATGGAAACCATTCTCTCCCCTCATTCTCTATCCCCTCTCTTCAACCCCAAACCTTCATCTCCAAAGACCCTACTGTCCTCTCTCCAACCCAAAtcacactctctttctctcaccaAACCTATTACCTCAAGCCTCAAAAAACACCAACTTCAATCACTAAAGCCATCTTTACCAATACCCACAAGCTGGTTTTCTTATGCCCAACAAGGACTAGCAGCTCTAGCTCTCACTCTAGCACTCAACTTTAGTCCACTCTTGCCTAGTGGCAATGCACTAGCTTCTGAGTTTGATGTACTTAATGAGGGGCCACCTAAAGAAACTTACGTAATTGATGATGCAGGTGTGCTTAGTCGAGTGACAAGGTCGGACTTGAAAAGGTTGTTGTCTGATTTAGAGTCAAGGAAGAACTTCCATATTAACTTCATCACTGTTAGAAAGCTCACC AGCAAAGCTGATGCTTTTGAGTATGCTGACCAAGTTTTGGAGCGTTGGTATCCCTCAGTTGAAGAGGGGAATGATAAGGGCATAGTTGTGCTTGTTACCAGTCAAAAGGAAGGGGCAGTAACAGGTGGACCTGCATTTGTCCAAGCTGTTGGAGAAACTATTCTTGATGCCACTGTATCAGAAAACCTCCCTG TATTGGCTACAGAAGAAAAGTACAATGAAGCTGTCTATAGCAGTGCCAAAAGGCTAGTAGCTGCCATCGATGGGCTTCCAGATCCCGGTGGACCTACGTTTAAAGACAATAAACGTGAATCCAATTTCAAAACCAAGGAAGAGACTGAAGAGAAGCGGGGACAGTTCTCTCTTGTAGTTGGAGGTTTGTTAGTGATTGCCTTTGTTGTTCCTATGGCACAATACTATGCTTATGTCTCTAGGAAGTAA